The window TTCAGCAGCTCTTGGTGCAGGTGACAGACTTGGTCCACCTTCAGCCGGTGCAGCTGGGCCCGCAGCCTAAGCAGCTGCCCTGCCAGCTGCCGGTCCTGTGCCTGCATCTCCCGCTGCAGCCGAGAGGGGGCATGAGCCCGCTGAACCTCCATTCTCTTCCGGTCAACACCCCGGGGGCTTTGCCCTGGCTATGTCCTTCCCACCCCCTCATATCCCGGCTCTATACAGCCCATCTCATAGATCTTGCTCTAAAACCAAGCTAAACAAGTACAGGTACCTGGGGCCTGATCTTAGATCAAATCGATGGAATCTCCAGTCTGGAAGCtgacatttttatatttgcaCATATTAGATTAAGAGCCACCTAGTTAATACTGGCCTCCTCTGGGGACAGTGTGGTTAGTGCCTCCTTTGTATCTTTGGGGTATAGCAATTTGCAGAGGAGACTGGGAGGCCATGCCTTCCCCAGCTATCCCTGGTGGCCCCCAAGGGCAGGACTCTGTCCTCTGAGCCACAGGAGCACAAGGTCAGTAGACTGATGGACTCCTTCTTCAGTAAGGCTCCCTGAATAAAACACTGGACAAGTCCATTCCTGGCTCCTCAACCCTGGGACAAAGCCACAGAAGAGGGCAGTTGCTGGAGGCAGGGTCATTCTCATTCCCTCCCCATACCCGGGGTTTTGGGCCCTGAGGACTGCCCTCAAGGCCCTCTGCAAGGCTGCCCACCCCACCAGACTCACCAGCTCCCGTCGGAGCCACTCAAGGGCAGAGTCCATTGAGTCGAATCCGCAAATGGCCCCAGGTCCCCCGGGCTTGGGTCTGGCTTGGGCCCTGCGCCAGGCCTGGCTCTGGACCCGGGCTGTCCACTCCAGGTATGATGGCCGTCGTGTCTGTAGCTGCAGCTTGGCCGTCAGTGCCTTCACAGAGTCCAAGTTCTCTGCTTCCTCATCCTCCTCATCTTCACCCACTGCCTGGAATTTTAATGGTCCCAGGGACATGGTAGGGGGTGAGCAGTGACAGGGAAAGGCTGCAGCTCTGGGGTTAGGGAAAGGCTGGCAGTATTACTCAGGAAGAGGCGGGAGAAGCTGAGGGTGAAAGAAATGTGCCAGGGAGTGTGCGATGGTGAATGTTCAAGGTGGGTCAGGGAGGCTTGATAGTGTCAGGGTAAGCAGATGGGTGTGGGAGGCTGAGTGTGCAAGggctgggattttcctggactgCTATCCCAGGAGCCACGTGATGCCCATccgggtgggggcaggaggagccctGCGCCTCTGGCCCCTTGGATGAAATTTATTGTCTTTGCCCAAAAGGAGACACCCAGTTCCCAGAAAGGAAGTTGCTCCAGGATAAGAAAAGCATCGTCCACACTAGAGTCTTGGCCCTCTTCCCAAGACCCAAGTTAAGGGATTGGGGAGGGGATAGGAGGCTGACAAGCTGCCCCCAGTCCTGACTCATGACTGTGGCCCTTCAGCAAAGAAATAGTGTCCAGATCCTCAATTTGGgagtcaggagacttgggttcaggtGCTGGCTCCGtgggaccttggacaagtcactgacTCTGTTGGGACAGATCAGTGATTTCAAGCTATATTCTAAGGAACTTTAGGTTCCCTTGGAGATCCCACAAGGACTGTGTTTGGGGTAAGGGCAGAGCTGTGGATGGGCTCCTCGaccttcctctccctgcccctcccagggctTCAACCAGagcatttccctttttaaaactttgtgtTGAAATATAACACACACCCAGAAAAATTTACATGCCATAAATACATGGCTTGATGAATTCTCCCCAACTGAACACTCTGATATAAACAGATCAAGCAAAGGAGTATTACCATCACCCAGGAAGCTCCTTTGTGTTGCTGTTCTAGACCAATTCTCTAAGGGTAATGTAACCAAGCACAGCTTGCTCATGTACCTACAGTTGAGAAAGCTGAACTCTGACAGGGTGTTTGCAGCAAAGTAAGGGTTTATTGCAGGGGGGCCATGCAGGGGGGCCAAGCAGGGGAGTAAGAGACAAGTCTCAGATCCACATCAACTTGGTCTTTGAGTGTtaggtttttgctttttgtttttaaaggggaAGAactggacttccccagtggtccagtggttaagacttccaccGCAgtaggcacgggttcaatccctggttggggaagttccgCATGCCACATAGTatggccaaaagaaagaaagaaaagaaaaaaaaaaggggaagaaCAAAGAGGCTGGGATTAATCATCACCTTGTGATGTTTCTGTGACATTTCTTAATAGTAGTTTCAGAGTCAGaatgtctcttcagttcagttcagttcagttcagttcccgaccccatgaaccgcagcacgccaggcctccctgtccatcactaactccctgagtccacccaaacccatgtccattgtgtcggtgatgccatccaaccatttcatcctttgctgtcccttcctcctcctgccctcaatctttctcagcatcagggtcttttcaaatgagttagctctccgcatcacgtggccaaagtattggagtttcagcttcaacattagtccctccaatgaacccccaggactgatctcctttaggatggactggttggatctccttgcaatccaaggggctctcaagagtcttctccaacaccgcagttcaaaagcatcaattcttcagtactcagctttctttatagtccaactttcacatccatacatgaccactggaaaaaccatagctttgactagacagatctttgttgacaaagtaatgtctctgctttttaatatgctatctaggttggtcataactttccttccaaggagcaagtgtcttttaatttcatggctgcagtcaccatctgcagtgactttggagcccccagaaataaagtcagtcactgtttctactgtttccccatctatttgccatgaaatgatggactggatgccatgatcttagttttctgaatgttgagctttaagccaaccttttcactcttctctttcactttcatcaagaggctctttagttctttctgccataacggtggtgtcatctgcatatctgaggtaattgatatttctcccggcaatcttgatttcaggttGTGCTTCTtagagcccagcatttctcatgatgtactctgcatataagttaaataagcagggtgacaatatacagccttggtgtactcctttcctatttggaaccagtctgttgttccatgtccagttctaactgttgcttcctgacctgcgtacaggaaTGTCTCTGGTTTATGATTATCTGGCCAGGGGGCCCATGGCTGGGGGCTGATGAGTTGTTACCTCATCTTGTCCTAGAGAAACAGCTTGAATTTGTATGTTAATGATGATACCTAGGATAGCAATTTCAGTACATTAATGATATTATGGACAATAGCAATTTTAGACATCTGACTCtgtgggggttttttgtttgtttagttttcagCCTAGGCAcaaggcatgggggatcttagttccccaaccaaggtcttaaccagtggaccaccagggagttttCCGACTCTGGTTGATTAGTGTTCATCTAGCACAGAAttgaagtcagttcagtcgctcagtcttgtctgactctttgcaaccccatggactgcaggacaccaggcttccctgtccatcaccaactcctggagtttactcaaactcatgtccattgaatcggtgatgccatccaactatcttatcccctgtcttccccttctcctcccaccttcaatcattcccagcatcagggtctttacagttcttcgcatcaggtggccaaagtattggagtttcagcttcagcgtcagtccttccaaagaatattcaggactgatttcctttaggctggactggttggatctccttgcagtccaagggactctcaagagtctcctccaacactacagttcaaaagcatcaattctttggcgctcagctttctttatagtccaactctcacatccatacatgactactggaaaaaccaaagctttgactagacagaggggataaaaaagataaaaaagtttTGAATAGAGTGATTAATCATAAACTCAGTAAGGGAACTTGGTTTCTGGGGAACCCAGTTTCAGTAATACTGCCCTAATTTTTGACAGCCTGgattagttttgcctttttgtatacTTTCCAGTGTTTCTCAGTCTTTAACATAGATCCCAATCCCCTGGAGACTTAATAAAATAGACTGCCCCATTCCCAGAGATTCAGATTCGGTATGTTTGGGGTAGGGcctataatttgcatttttaacgaATTCCCATCCCAGCTGATGCTCCTGGTCTGGAATTTTACAATTTATACTCTTTTATATCTAGTTCCTTTTATAGAGCAGTTCCAACTTTGTGTTTatattatgcatgtgtgtgtgtgtggggaatcCACTTATGATTTCATTATTTGAAAGAAGGgttttgcacacacacaaaagcctgGAACCTTGTAGACCAGAAGGCTCTTTAAAGGCAGGagtaccttttatttttcttagtgaTTATCACTTAACACATTGta of the Bubalus kerabau isolate K-KA32 ecotype Philippines breed swamp buffalo chromosome 3, PCC_UOA_SB_1v2, whole genome shotgun sequence genome contains:
- the FAM167B gene encoding protein FAM167B — encoded protein: MSLGPLKFQAVGEDEEDEEAENLDSVKALTAKLQLQTRRPSYLEWTARVQSQAWRRAQARPKPGGPGAICGFDSMDSALEWLRRELREMQAQDRQLAGQLLRLRAQLHRLKVDQVCHLHQELLNEAEMELEMEPGAGLALAPPLRHLGLTRMNISARRFTLC